The DNA region TAAGTGCTTTCTAAAAAGCTAACGAATATCGTTTGGAGAAATGAGATGAGAAAAGACAACTGCTACCGTATCACCATTGAAGAAGTGAACGTCGAAGAAGGTCGTGAAGCAAAAAGCTTGAGTTTTGAAGTTCAAGATCGTGAAGACATGCTGAATATTGTAGAGAAAATCAATCAGGGCAGTGGCTTAGAGCCTACTGATGCAACGCGTGTTGGTGTTGCGCTTCGTTTACTTGGCCCGGTAATGATGAAAGATCGCAAGCATCCTCTGTTTGCCGACTTTATGCCGCATTTCAGAAACTTCATGCAAAACATGAAAAGCACCGTGAAGCGCAATTACGCATAGTCACGTGCTTGCGAGTGTTAA from Vibrio hyugaensis includes:
- a CDS encoding DUF3861 domain-containing protein, which translates into the protein MRKDNCYRITIEEVNVEEGREAKSLSFEVQDREDMLNIVEKINQGSGLEPTDATRVGVALRLLGPVMMKDRKHPLFADFMPHFRNFMQNMKSTVKRNYA